A stretch of the Diorhabda sublineata isolate icDioSubl1.1 chromosome 11, icDioSubl1.1, whole genome shotgun sequence genome encodes the following:
- the LOC130450035 gene encoding ras-related C3 botulinum toxin substrate 1 has product MSSGRPIKCVVVGDGTVGKTCMLISYTTDSFPGEYVPTVFDNYSAPMVVDGISVSLGLWDTAGQEDYDRLRPLSYPQTDVFLICFSVASPSSFENVTSKWYPEIKHHCPDAPIILVGTKIDLRDDRETLNSLADQGLSPIKREQGQKLANKIRAVKYMECSALTQRGLKQVFDEAVRAVLRPEPQKRRQRKCLVM; this is encoded by the exons ATGTCATCAGGCCGGCCCATTAAATGTGTGGTTGTTGGAGATGGAACCGTAGGAAAAACTTGTATGCTCATTTCTTATACCACAGATAGTTTTCCTGGCGAATATGTTCCGACAGT GTTTGACAATTATTCCGCCCCAATGGTAGTTGATGGAATTTCTGTTAGTTTAGGACTTTGGGATACTGCAGGTCAAGAGGATTACGATAGGTTACGACCTCTATCCTATCCACAGACagatgtttttttgatatgtttcaGTGTAGCATCACCATCCTCTTTTGAAAATGTTACTTCTAAGTGGTATCCTGAAATTAAACATCACTGTCCAGATGCACCCATTATATTAGTTG GTACGAAAATAGATTTAAGAGATGATAGAGAAACTTTGAATTCTCTTGCTGATCAAGGTCTCAGTCCTATAAAAAGAGAACAAGGACAAAAATTGGCCAATAAGATTAGAGCTGTAAAATATATGGAATGCTCGGCTTTAACTCAGAGGGGTCTTAAACAGGTATTTGATGAAGCTGTTAGGGCAGTACTCCGACCCGAACCTCAAAAAAGGCGCCAACGCAAATGTTTGGTTATGTAA
- the LOC130450534 gene encoding myelin expression factor 2-like isoform X1, producing MVIKARKHVTQMSESSNDQRGRERDRPRRERNNSRMDNSRDRSNDRGGGGREPRSMRSSQNRVYVSNIPYEYRWQDIKDLFRSRVGDVAFVELFVDDNDKPKGSGIVEFSDGDAVRKCLEIMQRFEVKGRKLVVKDDGGVTRDKSGAIISSGGRRNRDSDRFRDDRRDLGSSLSLRNDDKWGNTYGLSPQFLESLKIDPPLNNKVFVANLDYNIDQKKLKEVFKLAGRVINVDLPLDKDGKVRGFAVIEYDHPVEAVQAISMLQGQVLNDRTLAVRMDRVNEHMKLPEGLRSIGMGLGPNGEPLKNVAHNLPSLNTNSQIGGSGILGAVPNNSLQLANALSGLGNLGSSQVFQSGNLSGFASTLLGNGLGATDLSSLVQNPLAQNTATPQLAALAQQNTASGNIGTFRGSNSGNDNFGNQNSNYNNLSGGRNFQGAGGGFNNNDQLSFNNGARSGAMDRQLVGGKSFSRKVLISNLPPMASYKLLSEKFSEFGEVQGFEEKSHGSILITYGSDWQAERAIKNLDKARIDGRMIDARLYY from the exons ATGGTTATTAAAGCCAGAAAACATGTGACTCAG ATGAGTGAATCGTCTAACGATCAGCGTGGTCGAGAGCGTGACCGTCCAAGAAGGGAACGCAATAACTCCAGAATGGATAATAGCAGAGATAGAAGCAATGATAGAGGAGGTGGGGGCAGAGAACCTCGTAGCATGAGATCCTCTCAAAATCGAGTGTATGTATCTAATATCCCTTATGAATATCGTTGGCAAGACATCAAAGATCTGTTTCGGAGCAGAGTCGGGGATGTAGCGTTTGTCGAGCTTTTTGTAGATGATAATGATAAGCCAAAAGGTAGTGGCATTGTCGAATTTTCTGACGGTGATGCTGTTAGGAAGTGTTTGGAAATTATGCAACGTTTTGAGGTTAAGGGGCGTAAATTAGTCGTCAAAGATGATGGAGGGGTAACAAGAGATAAGTCTGGGGCTATTATAAGTAGTGGAGGCAGAAGGAATAGAGATTCTGATAGATTCAGAGATGATCGTAGAGATTTGGGCAGTAGCTTGTCTTTAAGAAATGATGACAAATGGGGCAATACCTATGGATTAAGTCCACAGTTTCTtgaatctttgaaaattgatcCTCCACTTAACAATAAAGTGTTTGTTGCTAAT TTGGATTACAACATTGAtcagaaaaaattgaaggaagTTTTTAAATTAGCGGGTAGAGTTATCAATGTAGATCTGCCTTTGGACAAGGATGGTAAAGTACGAGGATTTGCAGTTATTGAGTACGATCATCCTGTAGAAGCGGTGCAAGCTATTTCCATGCTGCAAGGTCAAGTATTGAATGACAGAACATTGGCTGTTCGAATGGACAGAGTTAATGAACACATGAAGTTACCGGAAGGTCTAAGGTCTATTGGTATGGGGCTCGGTCCTAATGGAGAACCTTTGAAAAATGTTGCTCACAACTTGCCTTCTTTGAATACTAATTCACAGATTGGTGGGTCTGGAATTCTAGGGGCGGTACCTAATAATTCTTTGCAATTGGCTAATGCTCTATCAG gaCTTGGTAACTTGGGAAGTTCGCAAGTTTTCCAATCTGGTAATTTGTCAGGTTTCGCAAGTACGTTGTTGGGAAACGGGTTGGGGGCTACTGATCTATCGTCGCTGGTTCAGAATCCCCTAGCCCAAAATACAGCGACTCCACAATTGGCAGCATTGGCTCAGCAAAATACTGCTTCTGGAAATATTGGTACTTTTAGAGGATCTAATTCTG GAAACGACAACTTTGGTAATCAGAATTCAAACTATAACAACCTCTCTGGTGGAAGAAACTTCCAGGGTGCAGGAGGTGGTTTTAATAACAATGACCAATTGTCCTTTAACAATGGAGCAAGATCAGGAGCAATGGATCGACAATTAGTTGGTGGAAAAAGTTTTTCCAGAAAGGttttaatttcaaat cTACCTCCTATGGCCAGTTACAAACTCCTGAGTGAAAAGTTTTCAGAATTTGGTGAAGTCCAaggttttgaagaaaaatctcATGGGAGTATTTTAATTACATATGGATCAGATTGGCAAGCTGAAAGAGCTATTAAGAATTTAGATAAGGCACGCATCGATGGCAGGATGATTGATGCTAGACTGTATTactaa
- the LOC130450534 gene encoding myelin expression factor 2-like isoform X2: protein MSESSNDQRGRERDRPRRERNNSRMDNSRDRSNDRGGGGREPRSMRSSQNRVYVSNIPYEYRWQDIKDLFRSRVGDVAFVELFVDDNDKPKGSGIVEFSDGDAVRKCLEIMQRFEVKGRKLVVKDDGGVTRDKSGAIISSGGRRNRDSDRFRDDRRDLGSSLSLRNDDKWGNTYGLSPQFLESLKIDPPLNNKVFVANLDYNIDQKKLKEVFKLAGRVINVDLPLDKDGKVRGFAVIEYDHPVEAVQAISMLQGQVLNDRTLAVRMDRVNEHMKLPEGLRSIGMGLGPNGEPLKNVAHNLPSLNTNSQIGGSGILGAVPNNSLQLANALSGLGNLGSSQVFQSGNLSGFASTLLGNGLGATDLSSLVQNPLAQNTATPQLAALAQQNTASGNIGTFRGSNSGNDNFGNQNSNYNNLSGGRNFQGAGGGFNNNDQLSFNNGARSGAMDRQLVGGKSFSRKVLISNLPPMASYKLLSEKFSEFGEVQGFEEKSHGSILITYGSDWQAERAIKNLDKARIDGRMIDARLYY, encoded by the exons ATGAGTGAATCGTCTAACGATCAGCGTGGTCGAGAGCGTGACCGTCCAAGAAGGGAACGCAATAACTCCAGAATGGATAATAGCAGAGATAGAAGCAATGATAGAGGAGGTGGGGGCAGAGAACCTCGTAGCATGAGATCCTCTCAAAATCGAGTGTATGTATCTAATATCCCTTATGAATATCGTTGGCAAGACATCAAAGATCTGTTTCGGAGCAGAGTCGGGGATGTAGCGTTTGTCGAGCTTTTTGTAGATGATAATGATAAGCCAAAAGGTAGTGGCATTGTCGAATTTTCTGACGGTGATGCTGTTAGGAAGTGTTTGGAAATTATGCAACGTTTTGAGGTTAAGGGGCGTAAATTAGTCGTCAAAGATGATGGAGGGGTAACAAGAGATAAGTCTGGGGCTATTATAAGTAGTGGAGGCAGAAGGAATAGAGATTCTGATAGATTCAGAGATGATCGTAGAGATTTGGGCAGTAGCTTGTCTTTAAGAAATGATGACAAATGGGGCAATACCTATGGATTAAGTCCACAGTTTCTtgaatctttgaaaattgatcCTCCACTTAACAATAAAGTGTTTGTTGCTAAT TTGGATTACAACATTGAtcagaaaaaattgaaggaagTTTTTAAATTAGCGGGTAGAGTTATCAATGTAGATCTGCCTTTGGACAAGGATGGTAAAGTACGAGGATTTGCAGTTATTGAGTACGATCATCCTGTAGAAGCGGTGCAAGCTATTTCCATGCTGCAAGGTCAAGTATTGAATGACAGAACATTGGCTGTTCGAATGGACAGAGTTAATGAACACATGAAGTTACCGGAAGGTCTAAGGTCTATTGGTATGGGGCTCGGTCCTAATGGAGAACCTTTGAAAAATGTTGCTCACAACTTGCCTTCTTTGAATACTAATTCACAGATTGGTGGGTCTGGAATTCTAGGGGCGGTACCTAATAATTCTTTGCAATTGGCTAATGCTCTATCAG gaCTTGGTAACTTGGGAAGTTCGCAAGTTTTCCAATCTGGTAATTTGTCAGGTTTCGCAAGTACGTTGTTGGGAAACGGGTTGGGGGCTACTGATCTATCGTCGCTGGTTCAGAATCCCCTAGCCCAAAATACAGCGACTCCACAATTGGCAGCATTGGCTCAGCAAAATACTGCTTCTGGAAATATTGGTACTTTTAGAGGATCTAATTCTG GAAACGACAACTTTGGTAATCAGAATTCAAACTATAACAACCTCTCTGGTGGAAGAAACTTCCAGGGTGCAGGAGGTGGTTTTAATAACAATGACCAATTGTCCTTTAACAATGGAGCAAGATCAGGAGCAATGGATCGACAATTAGTTGGTGGAAAAAGTTTTTCCAGAAAGGttttaatttcaaat cTACCTCCTATGGCCAGTTACAAACTCCTGAGTGAAAAGTTTTCAGAATTTGGTGAAGTCCAaggttttgaagaaaaatctcATGGGAGTATTTTAATTACATATGGATCAGATTGGCAAGCTGAAAGAGCTATTAAGAATTTAGATAAGGCACGCATCGATGGCAGGATGATTGATGCTAGACTGTATTactaa